In the Lysinibacillus sp. PLM2 genome, one interval contains:
- the ytrP gene encoding hypothetical protein, producing the protein MKVRQQTIIDFKSDLLNICVQSVDELSTEDRYFGLLQDCLKQHFHIEKSCFLLNIDNKLIPFNIDTTLEMKYSGFPFLMFETYFFQQNNISIPYFIREKQEFKEMTHMVLLNAKDSNPYGVLFLKTSEVWEELVKSEFFDQVISYLSKTVFLLTKTIEVHFNENQYRKLYNMTDLFHSTMDIDLILENVLNTIQSNFPNFNVELILSNDQDRHTTINIKQFDYLSERPSAIEAFVSGNITTEQATDLNCTLLNAPIKGRQAIYGILQVSAPISYVFSQTQKDFIRMLAHASGNALENAKLYHQSHRLISDLQLINETSHRLNMNLDINEMLTFLQKQLMKSFQPMELCFVFIEDQECKITDACTNLFKTAESQIYIEHVSKHFKKSLDPLFIADFSRLISEEVQYKSIMAIPMIVEQQITGFSIVLHRDSYFFSFDSFKLMQSLIHHSSLAISNSILRSQLQEMVDHDHLTKLYARSYLDNFVEKSIMNDDSGMFLLMDIDNFKKINDTYGHHIGDEVLVQIGQLLHKVVGTRGICARWGGEEMAIYVPNILEDEAVKLVEEIVEYIPEITNPTVTISAGLVNWHKSERPEFQSIFLRADTALYNAKNGGKNQYMVYEETMQPLQ; encoded by the coding sequence ATGAAAGTGCGTCAGCAAACAATCATAGATTTCAAATCAGACTTGCTAAATATTTGTGTGCAATCTGTCGATGAACTTTCAACCGAAGATAGGTATTTCGGACTACTTCAAGATTGTTTGAAACAACACTTTCATATTGAAAAAAGCTGTTTTTTATTAAATATTGATAATAAATTAATTCCTTTTAATATTGATACAACATTAGAGATGAAATATAGTGGATTTCCATTTTTAATGTTTGAAACTTATTTCTTTCAACAAAATAATATTTCTATTCCATACTTTATAAGAGAAAAACAAGAATTTAAAGAAATGACTCATATGGTTTTGTTAAATGCTAAAGATTCTAATCCGTACGGTGTATTATTCCTTAAAACAAGTGAGGTATGGGAAGAGTTAGTAAAATCTGAATTTTTTGATCAGGTTATTTCATATCTTTCCAAAACTGTTTTTTTACTAACCAAAACAATAGAAGTTCATTTTAACGAAAATCAATATCGAAAATTATATAACATGACGGACTTATTTCATTCGACTATGGATATTGATTTAATATTGGAAAATGTTTTAAATACAATTCAAAGTAATTTTCCGAATTTTAATGTTGAGTTAATCTTGTCAAATGACCAAGATCGCCATACGACCATCAATATAAAGCAGTTTGATTATTTATCAGAAAGACCATCTGCTATCGAAGCATTCGTTTCCGGGAATATTACGACTGAGCAGGCAACGGATTTAAATTGCACATTATTAAATGCGCCAATTAAAGGGCGTCAAGCAATTTATGGTATTTTGCAGGTGAGTGCGCCGATTTCGTATGTTTTTTCACAAACACAGAAGGACTTTATTCGTATGCTTGCCCATGCATCGGGTAATGCTCTTGAAAATGCTAAGCTATATCATCAATCCCATCGTTTAATTAGTGATTTACAATTGATAAATGAAACATCACACAGATTAAATATGAATTTGGATATAAATGAAATGCTGACCTTTTTACAAAAGCAACTGATGAAATCTTTCCAACCGATGGAATTATGCTTTGTATTTATTGAAGATCAAGAATGTAAGATTACAGATGCTTGTACAAATCTATTTAAAACAGCAGAAAGCCAAATTTATATAGAACATGTTTCGAAGCATTTTAAAAAATCCCTTGATCCATTATTTATCGCCGATTTTAGTCGACTGATTTCTGAAGAGGTACAATATAAATCAATAATGGCAATACCTATGATTGTAGAGCAACAAATTACTGGGTTTAGTATTGTATTACATCGAGATTCTTATTTTTTCTCTTTTGATAGTTTTAAATTAATGCAATCTTTAATTCATCATTCATCCTTGGCGATTTCAAACTCTATACTCCGTTCGCAATTACAAGAAATGGTTGACCATGATCATCTAACAAAATTGTATGCTAGAAGCTATTTAGATAATTTTGTTGAAAAATCAATTATGAATGATGACTCAGGAATGTTTTTATTAATGGATATTGATAACTTTAAGAAAATAAATGATACGTACGGACATCATATTGGTGATGAAGTTTTAGTTCAAATTGGTCAATTACTACATAAAGTAGTTGGTACAAGAGGGATTTGTGCGCGTTGGGGCGGAGAAGAAATGGCAATCTATGTCCCTAATATTTTAGAGGATGAAGCGGTTAAATTAGTGGAGGAAATTGTCGAATATATTCCGGAAATAACAAACCCAACTGTTACAATCTCTGCCGGATTAGTAAACTGGCATAAATCAGAAAGACCAGAGTTTCAATCAATCTTCTTACGAGCTGATACCGCCCTTTATAATGCGAAAAATGGTGGAAAAAATCAGTATATGGTTTATGAAGAAACGATGCAACCTTTACAATAA
- the rpsD gene encoding 30S ribosomal protein S4, which translates to MSRYTGPSWKVSRRLGISLSGTGKELEKRPYAPGQHGPNQRKKLSEYGLQLQEKQKLRHMFGMTERQFKNLFNKASKLKGLHGENFMILLETRLDNLVYRLGLARTRRGARQLVNHGHILVDGKRVDIPSYSVKPGQTISLREKSQNLAVVTEAIEVNNFVPDYLTFDADKKEGTFVRLPERSELSSDIQEQLIVEFYSR; encoded by the coding sequence ATGTCTCGTTATACAGGTCCATCTTGGAAAGTGTCACGTCGCCTTGGTATTTCTTTAAGCGGCACAGGTAAAGAATTAGAAAAACGCCCTTATGCACCAGGTCAACACGGTCCAAACCAACGTAAAAAATTATCTGAATATGGTTTGCAATTACAAGAAAAACAAAAACTTCGTCATATGTTTGGTATGACTGAACGTCAATTCAAAAACCTATTCAACAAAGCAAGTAAATTAAAAGGTCTACACGGTGAAAACTTCATGATCCTTCTTGAAACTCGCCTTGACAACTTAGTTTACCGTTTAGGTTTAGCTCGTACTCGTCGTGGAGCTCGTCAATTAGTTAACCACGGTCACATCTTAGTAGATGGTAAACGCGTTGACATTCCATCATACAGTGTAAAACCAGGTCAAACGATTTCTCTTCGTGAAAAATCTCAAAACCTTGCTGTTGTAACTGAAGCTATCGAAGTAAACAACTTTGTTCCTGATTATTTAACATTCGACGCTGACAAAAAAGAAGGTACTTTCGTACGTCTTCCAGAGCGTTCTGAATTATCATCAGATATCCAAGAACAATTAATCGTTGAGTTCTACTCAAGATAA
- the yrkA_2 gene encoding UPF0053 protein YrkA, translating to MTAINLSIFVLLIILTAFFVATEFAIVKIRSSRLDQLLEEGHKGAKAAKHVVSHLDEYLSACQLGITVTALGIGMVGESTFEFILHPMFAAVGIGPEYVHYFTIAGAFALATFFHVVVGELAPKSVAIQKAEQITLLFAKPIMVFYKILFPFIWFLNGSARVLIGIFGMKPASEHELSHTEEELRLLLTESFKSGEINQNELKYVNNVFEFDERIAREIMVPRTRIVAFEKDVTFEEILNIVSVERYTRYPVYEGDRDNILGFINIKDFLTLGMKNRIKPETFKIEDFINPIINILETTPINDLLLKMQKERSHIAILLDEYGGTSGLVTVEDILEEIVGEIRDEFDDDEVAEVRKVGEGAYIIDASVLLEDVEELLNIEFDVSDVDTIGGWYFTQDVELNENHTINYSGYTFSIHEKENRQINYVKVKRNLL from the coding sequence TTGACTGCGATTAATTTAAGTATTTTTGTTTTATTAATTATTTTAACTGCTTTTTTTGTTGCAACTGAGTTTGCCATTGTTAAGATTCGATCCTCACGTCTTGATCAGCTTTTGGAGGAAGGTCATAAAGGTGCAAAAGCTGCAAAGCATGTTGTGAGTCATCTTGATGAATATTTATCTGCCTGTCAATTGGGCATTACCGTAACTGCACTAGGAATTGGTATGGTAGGTGAATCAACATTTGAGTTTATTTTACATCCCATGTTTGCAGCCGTTGGGATAGGGCCTGAGTATGTTCACTACTTTACAATCGCTGGGGCTTTTGCGTTGGCGACATTTTTTCACGTTGTAGTTGGAGAATTGGCGCCAAAGTCGGTGGCTATTCAAAAAGCTGAACAAATCACATTATTATTTGCAAAACCTATTATGGTTTTTTATAAAATTCTATTTCCTTTCATTTGGTTCTTAAATGGTTCAGCACGTGTATTAATCGGAATTTTTGGGATGAAGCCGGCAAGTGAACATGAGCTTTCTCATACAGAAGAAGAACTTCGTTTATTACTTACAGAAAGCTTTAAAAGTGGGGAAATCAATCAAAATGAATTAAAGTATGTAAATAATGTTTTCGAATTTGATGAAAGAATTGCTCGAGAAATAATGGTCCCAAGAACGAGAATAGTCGCTTTTGAAAAAGATGTTACTTTTGAAGAGATTTTAAATATCGTTTCGGTGGAGCGTTATACTCGTTATCCTGTTTACGAAGGAGATCGGGATAATATTTTGGGCTTTATCAATATTAAAGATTTCTTGACGCTAGGTATGAAAAATAGAATTAAGCCAGAAACATTTAAGATAGAAGATTTTATTAATCCAATTATCAACATTTTAGAAACAACACCTATAAATGATTTATTACTAAAAATGCAAAAGGAGCGTAGCCATATCGCTATTTTATTAGACGAGTATGGTGGTACCTCAGGTCTTGTCACAGTTGAAGATATTTTAGAAGAAATTGTTGGTGAGATCCGTGATGAATTTGATGATGATGAAGTGGCAGAAGTAAGGAAAGTTGGAGAGGGCGCATATATTATTGATGCGAGTGTTTTACTAGAAGATGTGGAAGAATTACTAAACATTGAGTTTGATGTGTCAGATGTAGATACAATTGGTGGATGGTATTTTACTCAGGATGTGGAGTTAAATGAAAATCATACGATTAATTATAGTGGATACACTTTCTCCATTCATGAAAAAGAAAATCGACAGATTAATTATGTGAAAGTAAAAAGGAATTTGCTCTAA
- a CDS encoding methyl-accepting chemotaxis protein, producing MKKNLKLRSVSSKLMLLISIIIIVTVGIIGTTSYTIAKNQLLESGKRELQNIAEGAHAVLELINENVENGEITLEEGQERARIILNGPKGDNGVYDFKQSHFTYKELGFIHGYDEDLILQIHPSETGGAPADEQNRSNRELIFNTGKAQNEADRFVTFLNKEDDGSFKEKIAYEQYFEPWGWTVGITVFTEEFYEGLDILQYMIFGSTVILILLSSFVFFFAIRKKVNTLKEIAVASTQIADGHINITNLPESSDEIGQLAVAFNKMSRQIRTLIEKTKHTSEQLLDSATNLSAISEETSASSEEVGKAITEIATGTQAQASDLEEINRRVELLTTSVETMENQSNEMQNITKSAEEIATEGIEIVHQLQKSNNDSLTASQEVSDEIRKLNSKTAQITEVMETIESIAEATNLLALNASIEAARAGEYGKGFSVVADEIRKLAEQSKNATHQVQEVVSTIVSETTKTVETVEGTMKTAKKLNEDVTLTRSKFNQMSESIKKIAQSIQSVNQEMDVMKSYNKLMSEGVQNASSVSEQTAASVQEISSSIDEQINAIANVTIAAEKLTEMNKELNNLMRYYTL from the coding sequence ATGAAGAAAAATCTAAAATTAAGAAGCGTTTCAAGTAAGTTAATGTTACTCATCTCAATCATTATTATTGTGACGGTGGGGATTATTGGCACAACGAGTTACACTATTGCTAAAAATCAGCTATTAGAATCAGGTAAACGAGAGTTACAAAACATTGCCGAAGGGGCTCATGCAGTATTAGAGTTAATAAATGAAAACGTAGAAAATGGTGAGATCACTTTAGAGGAAGGGCAAGAGAGAGCGAGAATAATTTTAAATGGACCAAAAGGTGACAATGGGGTCTATGATTTTAAACAATCTCACTTTACATACAAAGAACTAGGGTTTATCCATGGCTATGATGAAGATTTAATTTTACAAATCCATCCATCTGAAACTGGTGGTGCTCCTGCAGATGAACAAAATAGAAGTAATCGTGAGCTCATTTTCAATACTGGTAAGGCGCAAAATGAAGCAGATCGTTTTGTGACATTTTTAAACAAAGAGGACGATGGTTCCTTTAAAGAGAAAATAGCCTATGAGCAGTATTTTGAACCTTGGGGTTGGACTGTCGGCATTACTGTATTTACTGAAGAGTTCTATGAAGGTTTAGATATTTTACAATATATGATTTTCGGTTCAACAGTTATACTGATACTTTTAAGCTCATTTGTTTTTTTCTTTGCAATCCGAAAGAAAGTCAATACACTAAAAGAAATAGCTGTAGCGTCTACACAAATCGCGGATGGGCACATAAATATTACAAACCTGCCTGAGTCAAGTGACGAAATAGGACAACTTGCGGTAGCCTTCAATAAAATGTCACGTCAAATACGTACATTAATTGAAAAAACGAAACACACTAGTGAACAACTACTAGATTCGGCAACGAACTTATCTGCAATCTCAGAAGAAACATCCGCTAGTAGTGAAGAAGTGGGTAAAGCCATTACAGAGATTGCAACGGGCACGCAAGCACAAGCTAGCGATTTAGAAGAGATTAACAGAAGAGTAGAGCTGTTAACTACCTCTGTTGAAACAATGGAAAATCAAAGCAATGAAATGCAAAACATTACAAAGTCTGCTGAAGAAATTGCGACAGAAGGAATTGAGATCGTTCATCAACTACAGAAATCAAACAACGATTCTTTAACAGCATCTCAAGAGGTTAGTGATGAAATTCGAAAATTAAATAGTAAAACAGCTCAAATTACTGAAGTTATGGAAACGATTGAAAGCATTGCTGAAGCGACAAATTTACTAGCTCTAAATGCAAGCATTGAAGCAGCAAGAGCTGGAGAATATGGTAAAGGCTTCTCTGTTGTTGCAGACGAAATTAGAAAACTGGCAGAACAATCAAAAAATGCTACCCATCAAGTACAAGAAGTAGTGTCTACTATCGTTTCTGAAACGACTAAAACAGTTGAAACTGTTGAAGGGACAATGAAAACTGCTAAAAAGCTAAATGAAGATGTAACATTAACACGAAGCAAATTTAATCAAATGTCTGAATCGATTAAAAAAATAGCACAATCGATACAATCAGTTAATCAAGAAATGGATGTTATGAAATCTTATAACAAGCTTATGAGTGAAGGCGTCCAAAATGCATCCAGTGTTTCTGAACAGACAGCCGCTTCTGTACAAGAAATCTCATCCTCTATTGATGAGCAAATTAACGCGATTGCTAACGTTACAATCGCTGCAGAAAAACTAACGGAAATGAATAAAGAATTAAATAATTTAATGAGATACTATACTTTATAA
- a CDS encoding methyl-accepting chemotaxis protein: MEKRKKNFKFKLTLKTKLWAAFLLVLIAPAVIVGAFAFKFSKDVVRDDIWASATVSVDTLNDTINKIIEPKIKDIELLSETIDSSNITAQANSNIGVSADVSNQLNTYKDLHEELELAFIGTENGVYINSPASTTNPPDYDPRTSDWYKQSMENKGQAVVSTPYISAATGNLVVTVSKATRDGQGVVGVNVSLEEVKKITEGIKIGEEGYIYILDADRKFVYHPEKELGTLAPENIQNNNLYNSDSGTFSYIHEGKDSKDMFFATNGLTGWKLAGTMYTNEIDKAAMPVLINTIIVIIASIIVGSILIIFVIRSITKPINSLILSSKKIADGDFTEQIIVKSDDEIGQLGNSFNGMVNTLSGIIKTLKQTIDHLASSSEQLTASSSQTSHATEQVSTAIQDIASGVEKSTEHLEENEKSLEKVLGGISGISEKSKEVTNLARESSKEAEVGRESVEDNLNQMKYIHESVGKSNEVIQSLSTRSKEIGEILNVISGIADQTNLLALNAAIEAARAGEHGKGFAVVADEVRKLAEQSQSSTQLIGEIIASIQKDTEVSVKMMGEVLENANTGVTVTEATSERFIKIIENSRNITPQIEEMTNTLETIYKYVEEVVSKAKNITEISQENAATSEEVAASTEEQLASMEEINSSAKSLANLAEDLKNHVNQFKI; the protein is encoded by the coding sequence GTGGAAAAAAGAAAGAAAAATTTTAAATTTAAATTAACTTTGAAAACGAAATTATGGGCAGCATTTTTATTAGTTTTAATTGCTCCAGCCGTAATTGTAGGTGCATTTGCATTTAAGTTTTCAAAAGACGTAGTACGAGATGACATTTGGGCATCAGCTACTGTTTCAGTAGACACTTTAAATGATACAATTAATAAAATTATTGAGCCTAAAATAAAGGATATTGAATTACTTTCTGAAACAATAGACTCTTCGAATATTACTGCTCAAGCTAATTCTAATATTGGTGTAAGTGCTGATGTTTCCAATCAGTTAAATACATACAAAGATTTACATGAAGAATTAGAATTAGCCTTTATCGGTACAGAAAATGGAGTTTATATTAATTCTCCTGCTTCAACAACTAATCCCCCAGACTATGACCCAAGAACAAGTGACTGGTATAAACAGTCAATGGAAAACAAAGGTCAAGCCGTTGTTTCAACTCCTTATATTTCAGCTGCTACAGGAAATTTGGTAGTAACTGTATCTAAAGCTACAAGAGATGGACAAGGTGTAGTGGGTGTTAACGTTAGTTTAGAAGAAGTGAAAAAAATAACAGAAGGAATTAAAATTGGTGAAGAAGGTTACATTTACATTCTAGATGCAGATCGTAAATTCGTTTACCATCCTGAAAAAGAACTTGGAACACTAGCGCCAGAAAATATACAAAATAATAACCTATACAATAGTGATTCTGGAACGTTCAGCTATATACATGAAGGTAAAGATTCAAAAGATATGTTCTTTGCTACTAACGGACTAACTGGATGGAAGTTAGCGGGTACTATGTATACAAATGAAATAGATAAAGCTGCAATGCCAGTATTAATAAATACTATAATTGTTATTATTGCAAGTATTATAGTCGGTAGTATTTTAATTATCTTCGTTATTAGATCAATTACAAAACCTATCAATTCATTAATTCTTTCTTCGAAAAAAATAGCTGATGGTGACTTTACTGAACAAATTATCGTTAAAAGTGATGATGAAATTGGTCAACTAGGTAATAGTTTTAATGGTATGGTTAATACATTAAGTGGCATTATTAAAACTTTAAAACAAACTATTGATCATTTAGCATCGTCTTCTGAGCAATTAACAGCAAGCTCTTCTCAAACTTCACATGCAACTGAACAAGTTTCTACGGCTATTCAAGATATTGCTAGCGGGGTAGAAAAATCTACAGAGCATCTTGAAGAAAATGAGAAATCTTTAGAAAAAGTACTTGGTGGTATTTCAGGTATTTCCGAAAAGTCTAAAGAAGTAACGAACTTAGCTAGAGAATCATCAAAAGAAGCAGAAGTTGGAAGAGAGTCAGTTGAAGACAATCTTAATCAAATGAAATATATCCATGAGTCTGTCGGTAAATCTAACGAAGTAATCCAATCTTTATCAACACGTTCAAAAGAAATTGGTGAAATTCTAAATGTGATTAGCGGTATTGCTGATCAAACAAATTTACTTGCATTAAATGCAGCGATTGAAGCTGCAAGAGCTGGTGAACATGGTAAAGGATTTGCAGTTGTAGCTGACGAAGTTCGAAAATTAGCAGAACAATCACAGTCATCTACTCAACTTATTGGTGAAATTATTGCTAGTATTCAAAAGGATACTGAAGTTTCTGTAAAAATGATGGGTGAAGTACTTGAAAATGCTAATACTGGTGTAACAGTAACTGAAGCGACATCTGAGAGATTCATTAAAATTATTGAAAACTCTCGTAATATCACACCTCAAATTGAAGAAATGACAAATACATTGGAAACAATCTATAAGTATGTTGAGGAAGTTGTTTCAAAAGCGAAAAACATAACAGAAATATCGCAAGAAAACGCCGCAACTTCTGAAGAAGTAGCAGCATCTACGGAAGAACAGTTAGCGTCAATGGAAGAAATTAATTCTTCTGCAAAATCACTCGCTAATCTAGCCGAAGATCTTAAAAATCACGTTAATCAATTTAAAATATAA
- the tyrS gene encoding tyrosine--tRNA ligase has translation MTNQLIEDLQWRGLLYQQTDAEGMEKLLNDEKVSLYVGVDPTADSMHIGHIVPLLTLRRFQQAGHRPILLVGGATGMIGDPSGRSEERQLQTVEQIEKNVQGIKAQLERIFEFNAGDNSALLVNNYDWIGKMSTIEFLRDYGKLINVNYMLAKDTISSRLDTGISFTEFTYTIIQGIDFNHLYDHYNVRIQVGGSDQWGNITTGLEVIRKTHEEETKAFGITIPLVTKADGTKFGKTAGGAVWLDAEKTTPYEFYQFWINSADADVVKYLKIFTFLSREEIEALEMSVQEEPHLRKAQKALAEEMTRLIHGEEALETAKRITDALFSGDLKALSANEMKNAFKDVPSSELAKEDKNIVDVLVEANISSSKRQAREDVTNGAISINGEKITDLEYVVDGKDRLEDEFAIIRRGKKKYHMVKFQ, from the coding sequence ATGACGAACCAATTAATCGAAGATCTTCAATGGCGAGGTTTGTTATATCAACAAACAGATGCAGAAGGAATGGAAAAACTATTAAATGATGAGAAAGTATCATTATATGTAGGTGTCGATCCAACGGCTGATTCTATGCATATCGGACATATTGTTCCACTTTTAACACTGCGCCGTTTTCAACAAGCAGGCCACCGACCAATCCTTTTAGTAGGTGGTGCTACTGGAATGATAGGGGACCCGTCCGGCCGATCAGAAGAAAGACAGCTTCAAACAGTTGAACAAATTGAAAAAAATGTTCAAGGGATTAAAGCGCAATTAGAAAGAATTTTTGAATTCAATGCAGGAGATAATAGTGCATTACTCGTAAACAATTACGACTGGATTGGAAAAATGTCTACGATTGAATTTCTTCGCGATTACGGGAAATTAATAAATGTAAACTACATGTTGGCAAAAGATACCATTTCTTCTCGCCTAGATACAGGTATTTCCTTTACTGAGTTTACTTATACAATTATTCAAGGAATTGATTTTAATCATTTATATGATCACTACAATGTACGAATTCAAGTAGGTGGGTCTGATCAGTGGGGGAATATTACGACTGGACTAGAAGTTATTCGTAAAACCCATGAAGAAGAAACAAAAGCTTTCGGAATTACAATTCCACTTGTTACAAAAGCAGATGGTACAAAATTCGGTAAGACTGCTGGTGGGGCAGTTTGGTTAGATGCTGAAAAAACGACTCCGTATGAATTTTATCAATTCTGGATCAATTCAGCAGATGCGGATGTCGTAAAATACTTAAAAATCTTTACGTTCTTAAGCCGTGAGGAGATTGAAGCGTTAGAAATGTCTGTACAGGAAGAACCACATCTACGCAAAGCACAAAAAGCGCTAGCAGAGGAAATGACACGTTTGATTCATGGTGAAGAAGCGCTTGAAACAGCAAAACGTATAACAGATGCGCTTTTCTCTGGTGACTTAAAAGCATTATCAGCAAATGAGATGAAAAATGCCTTTAAAGATGTTCCATCGTCAGAATTAGCTAAGGAAGACAAAAATATTGTAGATGTCCTTGTAGAAGCGAATATCTCTTCTTCAAAACGTCAAGCACGTGAGGATGTTACAAACGGAGCAATTTCCATTAATGGAGAAAAGATTACGGATTTAGAATACGTAGTAGATGGAAAAGACAGACTCGAAGACGAATTTGCCATCATCCGCCGCGGTAAGAAAAAATACCATATGGTGAAGTTCCAATAA
- the argD gene encoding acetylornithine aminotransferase yields MNALFNNYSRRPISLVEGKGTIVKDSNGKSYLDFTSGIAVLCLGHAHPSLVKALQEQSEKIWHTSNLFDSPAQLKLAESLIKDNHLSHAFFCNSGAEANETAIKMARKHTGKSHIITFENSFHGRTFGVMSATAQEKIHKGFGPLVEKFTYLPFNDAKALKAAVDDSVAAIMLEVVQGEGGVNPITEEFANTIQNICSNSDVLLIIDEVQTGIGRTGTRFAFEQTPLKPNLVTMAKGLGGGFPFAGVLGTSEIYDTFTPGSHGTTYGGNPLAVAVSQTVIDIVFQDDFLDEVKEKSAYLTNKLNDLLPQEQFTIRGMGLLIGIDFGAKEAAPYITKLEEEGLLVCGAGPNVLRLLPPLTVTFEEIDQAISILKKIIL; encoded by the coding sequence ATGAATGCATTATTTAATAATTATTCTAGAAGACCTATAAGCTTAGTAGAAGGAAAAGGTACTATAGTAAAAGATAGTAATGGTAAAAGTTATTTAGATTTTACAAGTGGTATTGCGGTTTTATGTTTAGGTCACGCACATCCATCTCTCGTTAAGGCATTACAAGAACAAAGCGAAAAAATTTGGCATACTAGTAACCTATTTGATAGTCCGGCCCAACTGAAGCTAGCAGAATCATTAATAAAAGATAATCATTTATCCCACGCATTCTTCTGTAATAGTGGGGCAGAAGCAAATGAGACAGCTATTAAAATGGCACGCAAACATACTGGTAAATCGCATATCATTACATTCGAAAATTCATTTCATGGTCGTACATTTGGTGTGATGAGTGCTACTGCACAGGAGAAAATTCATAAAGGGTTTGGTCCGTTAGTAGAAAAATTCACGTATCTTCCCTTTAACGACGCAAAAGCATTGAAAGCTGCCGTTGATGATTCTGTTGCAGCAATTATGCTCGAAGTTGTTCAAGGTGAAGGTGGTGTAAATCCAATTACAGAAGAGTTCGCCAATACGATTCAAAATATTTGCTCAAATTCAGATGTTTTATTAATTATTGATGAAGTACAAACAGGGATTGGAAGAACAGGTACACGTTTTGCCTTTGAACAAACACCATTAAAACCAAATTTAGTAACAATGGCAAAAGGATTAGGTGGAGGGTTCCCATTTGCCGGAGTATTAGGAACATCAGAAATTTATGACACTTTTACCCCTGGTTCACACGGAACAACATACGGCGGAAATCCATTAGCTGTCGCTGTTTCGCAAACAGTGATTGATATTGTTTTCCAGGATGATTTTTTAGATGAGGTAAAAGAAAAATCAGCTTATCTAACGAATAAATTAAATGACTTGCTACCACAAGAGCAATTCACAATTCGTGGTATGGGTTTATTAATAGGAATTGATTTTGGTGCTAAAGAGGCTGCACCTTATATTACAAAATTAGAAGAAGAGGGGCTTCTAGTTTGTGGAGCGGGACCAAATGTATTACGCTTACTCCCTCCTTTAACAGTAACATTTGAGGAAATTGATCAAGCGATTTCAATTTTGAAGAAGATAATTTTATAA
- the argB gene encoding acetylglutamate kinase — protein sequence MTTFKSTHRTARKTIVVKLGGSTLEGLNEAFFYNFKKLQEQGYDIIITHGGGPAINRELEKQQIKSYTLNGIRVTNKDAIEIVQSTLIGKVNPKLVFELNKAEIPSIGLNGLDNLLLQAEFLDEDIYGFVGEVTKVNTDLLFTLIQNGIVPVIACVGINHEGQVLNINGDTVACSVALAVHADSLLLVTDVAGIRIHDEFQQLATPSQIEQWIEEEQIYGGMIPKVKGALNVLNKGVPSVQIVNEHLLGTTIISEEQMV from the coding sequence ATGACTACGTTCAAATCAACGCATCGTACCGCTCGTAAAACGATTGTTGTAAAACTTGGTGGAAGTACATTAGAAGGCTTAAATGAGGCCTTCTTTTACAATTTTAAGAAATTGCAGGAACAGGGTTACGATATTATTATTACCCACGGTGGTGGCCCAGCGATCAATAGAGAATTAGAGAAACAACAAATTAAATCATATACATTAAACGGGATTCGAGTCACGAATAAAGATGCAATTGAAATCGTACAATCTACACTCATTGGTAAGGTGAATCCAAAGCTTGTTTTCGAATTAAATAAAGCAGAAATCCCGTCAATCGGCTTAAATGGCTTGGATAATTTGTTACTTCAAGCGGAATTTTTAGATGAAGATATCTATGGATTTGTCGGTGAAGTAACGAAAGTTAATACAGATTTACTCTTTACACTGATTCAAAATGGAATTGTGCCAGTTATTGCATGTGTCGGGATTAATCATGAAGGGCAAGTACTAAACATCAATGGAGACACTGTAGCTTGTTCGGTAGCACTAGCAGTTCATGCAGACAGTTTATTGCTTGTAACAGATGTCGCTGGAATTCGTATACATGATGAATTTCAACAGTTAGCAACTCCTTCTCAAATTGAACAGTGGATAGAAGAGGAACAAATTTATGGTGGTATGATTCCGAAGGTGAAAGGGGCACTAAATGTGTTGAATAAAGGAGTGCCATCAGTACAAATTGTTAATGAGCATTTACTAGGCACAACAATCATTAGTGAGGAGCAAATGGTATGA